In the Quercus lobata isolate SW786 chromosome 5, ValleyOak3.0 Primary Assembly, whole genome shotgun sequence genome, one interval contains:
- the LOC115989965 gene encoding uncharacterized protein LOC115989965 encodes MPTRFNLAKRNIIADNGCPIYIQCPETEVHVLWDCPAAQDVWAGSRIKLQKCPLGQQDMVQLLAYLMDRLEPEEVELFLVQAWIIWNQRNSVLRAEIWMEEIAQAQQHLSITPERHEGNVWRPPPPPFFKLNFDAAIIKERSTSGFGAMIRNEQGEVMAALSAIGPSVSCSEEAETMACRKAVEFTVDAGFSELMIEGDSVNVMKAISSSIQDLSVAGNVVADIQWIIRGLRRVPLIGLKGMVSFAHQLEKSNLGAIKVWNLEPQIEKVTQKLRTFEEKIFRFQISKLRNEQNPFEKPAKNIETNRSR; translated from the exons ATGCCAACTCGGTTTAACTTAGCAAAACGAAACATCATTGCTGATAATGGTTGCCCGATCTACATTCAATGCCCAGAGACTGAGGTGCATGTGCTATGGGACTGCCCCGCTGCCCAGGATGTGTGGGCTGGAAGTCGGATCAAACTGCAGAAATGCCCACTTGGACAGCAAGATATGGTACAGCTCCTTGCTTATTTGATGGACAGACTGGAACCAGAGGAGGTGGAATTATTCTTGGTGCAAGCTTGGATTATTTGGAATCAAAGGAATAGTGTGCTACGTGCTGAGATATGGATGGAGGAGATTGCGCAGGCACAACAGCATCTCTCTATCACACCGGAGCGACATGAAGGAAATGTGTGGCGTCCACCACCTCCTCCTTTCTTCAAACTGAATTTTGATGCTGCCATAATCAAGGAGAGAAGTACGTCTGGATTTGGTGCTATGATACGGAATGAACAAGGAGAGGTAATGGCTGCGCTATCTGCCATAGGGCCATCAGTATCTTGTAGTGAAGAGGCAGAAACAATGGCATGCAGGAAAGCCGTGGAGTTTACTGTTGATGCGGGTTTCTCTGAGCTAATGATCGAGGGCGATAGTGTTAATGTCATGAAAGCAATTTCTTCCTCAATCCAGGACCTGTCAGTTGCTGGGAATGTGGTTGCTGATATTCAATGGATCATCCGTGGGCTAAGGAGGGTTCCTTTAATTGGGTTAAAAGGGATG GTATCTTTTGCCCACCAGTTAGAAAAGTCCAATCTTGGAGCCATTAAAGTTTGGAACTTGGAACCTCAAATTGAAAAAGtaacacaaaaattaagaacctttgaagaaaaaattttcagattcCAGATCTCAAAATTGAGAAATGAGCAAAACCCATTTGAGAAACCAGCTAAGAATATAGAAACCAATAGAAGCAGATGA
- the LOC115993068 gene encoding protein ACCELERATED CELL DEATH 6-like, which produces MDLVIPIESNVDQLQELDIEKLEKLKETFQGMEDHGTHRLMAVKLYKAIENDDVGGFIFNLEQVEQVSASGNSVLHKAASFGSIKIAKLIVDHFPFLLTRRNVLGDTALHVAVKARKLDVATKDSKFIDVMEVLIDANVNDREQLLEMKNNVGNTALHEAVIAQCVDAVQCLFSQNKKVSYYLNDGGESPLCLAIETGNIEILEHLLKAPYKNGGLIERPRKESPVHAAIFMKRRDMLEKIFKKNEHLFHIRDEKGKMPLHYAASKGYIDGVRFLLTKFKQHAFERSKNGDFPIHAACKRGHTKVVKEFLQQQWLYPTELLNKKSQNILHVAAENGKNDVVKAILGDSKLEELINAVDEKGNTALHLASQKLRSKVICTLTWDKRVDLKRRNKEGLTAIDIASSNRNDLKATQDLTLWILSSADTPYSEKGKKISLKQEREPPKLEQIQNLINVILVIAVLVATVTFSAALTVPGRLNRSDAVHRLAFQVFIICDSIAMYFSMTGAFVLIWALVASDREKFAINFALIVLIVAIFAMSMAFMAVVYIALSNIPWISYSLLAGGIYYLLTFSFIFTSLMFPKFRTSNRILYFICHYLVPYKLFWVRIWERVPLT; this is translated from the exons ATGGATCTAGTGATACCCATAGAAAGCAATGTTGACCAGTTGCAAGAATTAGACATCGAGAAGTTAGAGAAATTAAAGGAAACATTTCAAGGGATGGAGGACCATGGCACACATAGATTGATGGctgttaaattatataaagCTATAGAAAATGATGACGTTGGCGGTTTCATTTTTAACTTGGAACAAGTTGAACAAGTGAGTGCATCAGGGAATTCAGTGCTTCACAAGGCAGCAAGTTTTGGAAGCATAAAGATAGCTAAGCTCATCGTTGATCACTTCCCCTTCCTTCTTACCAGGAGAAATGTTTTAGGTGATACTGCACTTCACGTCGCAGTCAAAGCTAGAAAGTTGGATGTGGCAACCAAAGATAGCAAATTTATCGACGTAATGGAAGTCCTCATTGATGCTAATGTTAATGACCGTGAACAGTTATTAGAAATGAAGAACAACGTTGGAAACACTGCCCTGCATGAAGCTGTCATAGCTCAGTGTGTTGATGCTGTGCAATGTTTATTTTcgcaaaataaaaaagtgtcaTACTATTTGAATGACGGAGGTGAATCTCCATTATGTCTAGCCATTGAAACTGGAAATATAGAAATTCTTGAACATCTGTTAAAAGCTCCATATAAAAATGGCGGGCTGATTGAAAGGCCTCGGAAAGAGTCACCTGTTCATGCTGCCATCTTCATGAAAAGACGAG ATATGTTGGAAAAAATATTCAAGAAGAATGAACATCTATTCCACATAAGAGATGAAAAGGGGAAGATGCCATTGCATTATGCAGCATCCAAAGGTTACATAGATGGCGTTCGATTCCtgttaacaaaatttaaacaacatGCCTTTGAAAGGAGTAAAAATGGTGACTTTCCTATTCATGCTGCATGCAAAAGAGGCCATACAAAGGTAGTCAAAGAGTTTCTTCAACAACAGTGGCTTTATCCAACAGAATTACTCAACAAAAAGAGCCAGAATATTCTTCATGTTGCTGCTGAGAATGGAAAAAACGATGTGGTAAAAGCCATACTGGGTGACTCAAAACTTGAGGAGCTTATAAACGCAGTAGACGAGAAAGGAAACACAGCTTTGCATTTGGCGTCACAGAAGCTTCGTTCTAAAGTCATATGTACTCTCACGTGGGATAAGAGAGTTGATTTAAAACGCAGAAACAAGGAAGGCCTGACTGCTATTGATATTGCTTCAAGTAATCGAAACGATTTGAAAGCTACGCAG GACTTAACACTTTGGATCTTAAGTTCAGCTGACACACCCTACAGTGAAAAGGGAAAGAAGATTAGCTTGAAACAAGAAAGAGAACCACCAAAATTGGAGCAAATTCAGAACCTGATCAACGTAATTTTGGTGATAGCAGTGCTAGTGGCCACCGTGACCTTTTCTGCTGCCTTAACTGTTCCGGGTCGTCTCAACCGCTCTGATGCGGTACATAGATTGGCTTTCCAGGTTTTCATTATCTGTGATTCCATAGCTATGTATTTCTCCATGACAGGGGCTTTCGTCCTCATATGGGCATTAGTAGCCAGTGACAGGGAAAAGTTCGCCATTAATTTCGCTTTAATTGTACTGATAGTAGCTATTTTCGCGATGTCCATGGCATTCATGGCCGTTGTATACATAGCCCTGAGTAATATTCCTTGGATTTCGTATTCTCTTTTGGCTGGGGGAATCTACTACCTTCTCACTTTCAGCTTCATTTTCACTTCCTTGATGTTCCCAAAATTTAGGACTTCCAATCGTATCTTATATTTCATTTGTCACTATCTCGTTCCATACAAGCTTTTTTGGGTCCGAATTTGGGAACGAGTCCCTTTAACATAA